From the Fibrobacter sp. UWEL genome, one window contains:
- a CDS encoding ATP-dependent RecD-like DNA helicase encodes MDLQGTIKSITFHSPQNGFTVLRIMDAESKKVVIVTGTLPALNVGENVKFQGDWGSHPKYGKQFKCTGFELIATSDDSDVVTFLGSGICPGVGPKTAQNIYDIFGESTFDILDNHPDQFLEQKIKGLPKAKAMIFLARWHEVRHSRETMMFLYSHEIVGSVAKKIWMKFGQGTIEKIRENPYILCEEVYGIGFLKADEIAMKVGIPKDSPMRLQEALLYTLQEAAMSEGHTYLPKDNLIGRTLKNLRIDYYDDDSINTLMDLFEDACATGRIRRIDDDCFFPPLFRAEEKIATDLLCRINDQEEFISPEYINRELIDWERDHKFAFDPIQREAITKALSHKVFIITGGPGTGKTTILKGILHLARKMGESILLAAPTGRAAKRMGDCCGEKASTIHRLLEVDPVSRKFVKNSENQLQCKLLIVDEFSMVDTWLASSLLEAVGESTRIVFVGDADQLPSVGPGNVLNDLLRSPKIPSVRLQHIFRQAGDNDIAAKSAQINKGITPSPLDGPNFHFMPFETPEECKSYLQDLIAKGIKSKLDINLIEQMQVLVPMRKGPLGIFELNPFLQSLLNPAAPRHKMQGVEWSNGDRVMQIKNNYEKNVFNGDVGIIWRVDAANKKITVFFDDKTVDYEEDELEELTLAYACTIHKSQGSEYPAVIVVLDSSHSIMLQRNLVYTAITRAKGHVWILSAPGAFNQAVRNSRSNKRFTRLTERLS; translated from the coding sequence ATGGATCTTCAGGGGACCATTAAATCCATCACTTTCCATAGTCCGCAAAATGGTTTTACCGTCTTGCGCATTATGGATGCAGAGTCCAAGAAAGTGGTCATCGTGACCGGAACCCTTCCCGCCCTAAACGTTGGCGAAAACGTCAAATTCCAGGGTGATTGGGGAAGCCACCCCAAATACGGAAAGCAATTCAAGTGCACCGGTTTTGAGCTGATCGCCACCAGCGATGACAGCGACGTGGTCACCTTCCTGGGAAGCGGAATCTGCCCTGGAGTCGGTCCCAAGACCGCGCAGAATATTTACGACATCTTCGGCGAAAGCACCTTCGATATTTTGGACAATCATCCGGATCAGTTCCTGGAGCAAAAGATTAAGGGTCTGCCCAAAGCCAAGGCCATGATTTTTTTAGCACGTTGGCATGAAGTCCGTCATAGCCGCGAGACCATGATGTTCCTGTACAGTCACGAGATTGTAGGAAGTGTAGCCAAGAAAATCTGGATGAAGTTCGGCCAGGGCACCATCGAGAAGATTCGTGAAAATCCCTACATTCTCTGCGAGGAAGTTTACGGCATCGGGTTCCTGAAGGCAGACGAAATCGCCATGAAAGTTGGCATCCCTAAGGATAGCCCCATGCGATTGCAGGAAGCCCTCCTGTACACCCTGCAGGAAGCCGCCATGAGCGAAGGCCATACGTACCTTCCCAAGGACAATCTGATTGGCCGCACCTTAAAGAATCTGCGTATCGATTACTACGATGATGATTCCATCAACACCTTGATGGATCTGTTCGAGGACGCCTGTGCCACGGGACGCATCCGGCGCATTGACGACGATTGCTTTTTCCCGCCCCTGTTCCGTGCGGAAGAAAAAATCGCGACGGATCTCCTTTGCCGTATTAACGACCAGGAAGAATTCATCAGTCCCGAATACATCAACCGAGAACTGATCGACTGGGAACGCGACCATAAATTCGCCTTCGATCCCATCCAGCGGGAAGCCATCACCAAGGCACTTTCCCATAAGGTTTTCATCATTACAGGCGGTCCCGGCACCGGAAAGACCACCATCCTAAAAGGCATTCTCCATCTGGCGCGGAAAATGGGCGAAAGCATTTTGCTTGCAGCCCCTACAGGTCGCGCCGCCAAACGCATGGGAGACTGCTGTGGCGAAAAGGCAAGCACCATCCATAGGCTTCTGGAAGTGGATCCTGTTTCCCGAAAGTTCGTGAAGAACTCCGAGAACCAACTGCAGTGCAAACTCCTGATCGTGGACGAATTCAGTATGGTGGACACCTGGCTAGCATCGTCCCTGCTGGAAGCCGTTGGCGAAAGCACCCGCATTGTATTTGTGGGGGACGCAGACCAGCTGCCCAGTGTCGGCCCCGGAAACGTCCTGAACGACCTTCTCCGCAGTCCAAAAATTCCAAGCGTCCGCCTACAGCACATTTTCCGTCAGGCTGGCGACAACGATATTGCCGCAAAATCCGCCCAGATTAACAAGGGCATTACGCCGTCCCCGCTGGATGGCCCCAACTTTCACTTTATGCCCTTCGAGACTCCCGAGGAATGCAAGAGCTACCTGCAGGACCTGATCGCAAAAGGCATCAAGAGCAAGCTGGACATTAACCTCATCGAACAAATGCAGGTTCTTGTTCCCATGCGGAAAGGCCCTCTGGGAATTTTCGAATTGAACCCCTTCCTGCAATCATTGCTGAATCCTGCCGCACCACGCCATAAAATGCAGGGCGTGGAATGGAGCAACGGCGATCGCGTCATGCAAATCAAGAACAATTACGAGAAGAACGTATTCAACGGGGACGTAGGCATTATCTGGCGTGTGGACGCCGCCAACAAGAAAATCACCGTCTTCTTTGACGACAAGACCGTGGACTACGAAGAAGACGAACTGGAAGAACTGACTCTGGCTTATGCATGCACCATCCACAAGAGCCAGGGTAGCGAATACCCCGCCGTCATCGTGGTTCTGGATAGCAGTCATTCCATCATGCTCCAGCGAAACCTGGTCTATACCGCCATCACCCGCGCCAAGGGCCATGTATGGATTCTCTCGGCCCCAGGCGCCTTTAACCAGGCGGTTCGTAACAGCAGAAGCAACAAGCGTTTCACCCGCCTCACAGAAAGACTCTCGTAA
- a CDS encoding type IV toxin-antitoxin system AbiEi family antitoxin domain-containing protein, which yields MSKVDLLKDVSAQYNGMVLNSNAESAGVSRAQLSSLCKLGELVRVAQGQYVLPDAVPDEIFMIASRSQNLIVSHETALFLHGLSERTPFEHSVTVPYGRAPSTLIKRTCKVFTCKSELFDLGVTELKTPFGNLVRCYDLERTICDLIKNRSRVSNELLLSAVKAYAAWNGKDLNKLADYSKKLRVSKILKSYLEVLL from the coding sequence GTGTCAAAAGTTGATTTGTTGAAGGATGTGTCTGCGCAGTACAATGGGATGGTGCTTAATTCAAACGCTGAATCCGCGGGAGTTTCTCGAGCGCAACTGTCTTCTTTGTGTAAGCTAGGGGAGTTGGTGCGCGTTGCCCAGGGACAGTATGTTTTGCCAGATGCTGTTCCTGATGAAATTTTCATGATTGCGAGCCGTTCCCAAAATTTGATCGTATCGCACGAGACTGCTCTCTTTTTACATGGTCTTTCTGAAAGGACTCCTTTTGAACATTCCGTGACTGTCCCCTATGGGCGAGCCCCTTCTACGCTCATAAAAAGAACTTGCAAGGTTTTTACCTGCAAGTCAGAGTTGTTTGATTTGGGCGTGACCGAGCTAAAAACCCCCTTTGGAAATTTAGTCCGTTGCTACGACTTGGAAAGGACTATATGCGACCTGATCAAGAATCGCTCCAGGGTAAGCAATGAATTGCTTTTGTCTGCGGTAAAAGCGTATGCCGCCTGGAATGGTAAGGACTTAAATAAACTTGCGGACTATTCAAAAAAACTTCGAGTGTCTAAAATCCTGAAGAGCTATTTGGAGGTCTTGCTTTGA
- a CDS encoding nucleotidyl transferase AbiEii/AbiGii toxin family protein, with protein sequence MKNAMSLKASIRNRAKELRIPPQVLLQNLMFERFMLRLSKSPYRDKFVVKGGMLIAATLGLSRRSTMDLDMTLQGLDLNPDVLKSTLQEICSMDLEDGFSLSVNRLEPIREDDFYGGFRVFLDAKYEFIDVPMTIDVSTGDAITPSPERVTIAGAIDDSVKIRLLGYNLETILAEKVETILSRSVFNTRPRDFYDVYALTKSCKYDKTVFEKALEATSKHRESAERIGNSKEILERIESSEDLMLLWKNYSQQFEYAKNLTYSDVVSALKQLV encoded by the coding sequence TTGAAAAATGCAATGAGCCTCAAGGCCTCCATTCGCAATAGGGCGAAAGAGTTGAGAATTCCGCCTCAAGTCCTTTTGCAAAATCTGATGTTTGAACGATTCATGCTGCGCTTGAGCAAGTCTCCTTATAGGGACAAGTTTGTTGTTAAGGGCGGCATGCTGATTGCTGCAACTCTTGGGCTTAGCCGAAGATCTACTATGGATTTGGATATGACCCTGCAGGGGCTGGACTTGAATCCGGATGTTCTGAAAAGTACATTGCAAGAAATATGCTCAATGGATTTAGAAGATGGATTTTCCTTGAGCGTAAATCGCTTGGAGCCGATCCGTGAAGATGATTTCTATGGAGGGTTTCGCGTCTTCTTGGATGCGAAATATGAATTCATTGACGTTCCGATGACGATTGATGTTTCAACGGGAGATGCAATTACTCCTTCGCCCGAACGGGTGACGATTGCTGGCGCGATAGATGACTCTGTGAAAATACGATTGCTGGGGTATAACCTGGAAACTATTCTGGCGGAGAAAGTGGAAACAATTTTGAGTCGCTCTGTTTTTAATACGCGGCCTAGAGATTTTTATGATGTCTATGCCTTGACGAAAAGCTGCAAGTATGATAAAACCGTTTTTGAAAAGGCTTTGGAAGCGACTTCTAAGCACAGGGAATCTGCTGAAAGAATCGGAAACTCAAAGGAAATTTTGGAAAGAATAGAGTCTAGTGAAGATTTGATGCTATTGTGGAAGAATTATTCGCAACAATTTGAATATGCAAAGAACTTGACCTATTCCGATGTTGTGTCGGCGTTGAAACAACTTGTGTAA
- a CDS encoding histidine phosphatase family protein — translation MILKVVISIAAVLLVACSNSVSDGSQSDERDSLSSDVAAESSADAEQSSSSSATCEEIRSTKNDFVPIENVLPCVQENEKVAFIIRHGERNAGESGYDDTLNANGAEQARELGRRLKDYSDFYFMHTDYLRTLETGYRIAEGKGQKVEEFTRENCDSIVHEWNDDLRYDWYLKDGSYMSMCASGNNMAAYTKMAYEVDDYYCDLAFYNAKERTMEFVRNHFTYGKMHDITFAVTHDLFVAPLMISITDGEIGMDYYKYGDEYYWPNFLAGAAVIVDDQDNVTMVPVRGLSSGRMAER, via the coding sequence ATGATTTTGAAAGTTGTGATCTCCATTGCCGCGGTTTTGCTAGTGGCCTGCAGTAACAGCGTTTCGGACGGTTCCCAATCCGATGAACGGGACTCGTTGTCCAGTGACGTCGCGGCAGAAAGTAGCGCGGACGCGGAACAATCAAGTAGTTCCAGCGCGACTTGCGAAGAAATTCGTAGCACAAAAAATGACTTCGTTCCCATAGAAAATGTTCTCCCGTGCGTACAGGAAAACGAGAAGGTTGCCTTTATCATTCGACATGGGGAACGTAATGCCGGTGAAAGCGGTTATGACGATACCTTGAATGCGAATGGTGCGGAGCAGGCTCGTGAGCTAGGGCGCAGATTGAAGGATTATTCGGATTTCTATTTCATGCATACGGATTATCTCCGGACCTTGGAAACAGGTTATCGCATTGCTGAAGGCAAGGGGCAAAAGGTGGAGGAGTTTACCAGGGAAAATTGTGATAGCATTGTTCATGAATGGAATGACGACTTACGTTATGACTGGTACTTAAAAGATGGCTCCTACATGAGCATGTGCGCCTCTGGAAACAATATGGCCGCGTATACAAAGATGGCTTATGAGGTGGATGACTACTATTGCGATCTTGCTTTTTACAATGCCAAGGAAAGAACTATGGAGTTTGTTCGTAATCATTTTACCTACGGCAAAATGCATGATATCACCTTTGCCGTTACCCATGATCTTTTTGTGGCGCCTTTGATGATTTCCATTACGGACGGAGAAATCGGGATGGACTACTATAAGTACGGTGATGAATATTACTGGCCGAACTTTCTTGCGGGGGCCGCCGTTATTGTGGATGACCAGGATAATGTCACCATGGTGCCTGTGAGGGGGCTTTCTAGCGGACGAATGGCGGAACGTTAA
- a CDS encoding N-formylglutamate amidohydrolase — protein sequence MSQNDFKLMITCEHASNELPARVKDLRISQEDLDSHRGYDIGAFAVYEELVSKFKPDFYSSGRYSRLFVDLNRSLRNNKFASPAGIAYHESYWGEVEKFVVQNLPEISEDPSKAGCVLPAIVHLAIHSFTPILDGRTRKADIGILYDPSRPAEREIADIIVAEIRVRFPQYKVRRNYPYQGKTDGLCTALRKKFDPHKTGCYVGLEIEINQKLLLR from the coding sequence ATGTCTCAAAATGATTTCAAATTAATGATCACCTGCGAGCACGCCAGCAACGAATTGCCAGCCCGGGTGAAGGATCTGCGAATCTCCCAAGAAGATCTCGATTCTCACCGAGGTTACGACATCGGTGCTTTCGCTGTGTACGAAGAACTTGTGTCAAAGTTCAAACCGGATTTTTACAGCTCCGGGCGCTACTCCCGACTTTTTGTGGACTTGAATCGTAGCTTGCGGAACAACAAGTTTGCGAGCCCCGCGGGAATCGCCTATCACGAATCCTACTGGGGTGAAGTGGAAAAATTCGTGGTGCAGAACTTACCCGAAATCAGTGAGGATCCTTCTAAAGCAGGGTGTGTCCTGCCTGCAATCGTGCACTTGGCCATTCACAGTTTTACTCCTATACTAGATGGCCGCACCCGCAAAGCCGATATAGGGATCCTTTACGACCCTAGTCGCCCTGCAGAACGAGAAATTGCTGACATCATCGTCGCCGAAATCCGCGTAAGATTCCCCCAGTACAAAGTCCGTCGCAATTATCCTTACCAGGGCAAAACCGATGGCCTCTGCACCGCTCTCCGCAAAAAGTTTGACCCCCATAAAACGGGCTGTTACGTAGGCCTTGAAATCGAAATCAATCAGAAATTGCTGTTGCGTTAA
- a CDS encoding branched-chain amino acid aminotransferase — translation MNNVDWKTLPFGYSDTDYNVRCYYRNGQWGKIEVSSDKNISIHMAATCLHYGQEGFEGLKAYTGKDGKVRLFRVDENAKRMQNTANRVLMAVPPIELFREMAHLVTKLNARFVPPYGHGATLYIRPLLIGTGAEVGVKPADEYLFMMFVCPVGPYFKDGFKPVDMMISRNYDRAAPQGTGTVKVGGNYAASLQSLAEAKKLGYSSTIYLDAKEKKYIDECGPANFFGIKGKSYVTPKSESILPSITNKSLQQLAEYLGYTVEKRPVTFEELAEFSETAECGTAAVITPIKKIVDPVANKTFTYGDGVNPGPVCTELFTKYTAIQFAECEDPFGWTEVVDL, via the coding sequence TTGAATAACGTGGATTGGAAGACTCTTCCCTTCGGTTACTCCGACACCGATTACAATGTTCGTTGCTACTACCGCAATGGTCAGTGGGGCAAGATTGAAGTCTCCTCCGACAAGAACATCAGCATCCACATGGCCGCAACCTGCCTCCACTACGGTCAGGAAGGTTTCGAAGGCCTCAAGGCTTACACCGGCAAGGACGGTAAGGTCCGTCTGTTCCGCGTAGACGAAAATGCAAAGCGTATGCAGAACACTGCAAACCGCGTCCTCATGGCTGTTCCGCCTATCGAACTGTTCCGCGAAATGGCTCACCTGGTGACCAAGCTGAACGCTCGCTTTGTTCCGCCTTATGGCCATGGCGCAACCCTTTACATCCGCCCGCTCCTCATCGGTACCGGTGCAGAAGTTGGTGTGAAGCCCGCTGACGAATACCTGTTCATGATGTTTGTTTGCCCCGTGGGTCCTTACTTCAAGGATGGTTTCAAGCCCGTTGACATGATGATCAGCCGTAACTACGACCGCGCCGCTCCTCAGGGTACCGGTACTGTGAAGGTTGGCGGTAACTACGCTGCTTCCCTCCAGTCTCTTGCCGAAGCTAAGAAGCTTGGCTACTCCAGCACCATCTATCTGGATGCCAAGGAAAAGAAGTACATCGACGAATGCGGTCCGGCAAACTTCTTCGGTATCAAGGGCAAGTCCTACGTTACCCCGAAGTCCGAATCTATTCTGCCGTCTATCACCAACAAGAGCCTGCAGCAGCTTGCTGAATACCTGGGCTACACTGTTGAAAAGCGCCCGGTGACCTTCGAAGAACTGGCTGAATTCTCTGAAACTGCAGAATGCGGTACCGCAGCTGTGATCACCCCGATCAAGAAGATCGTGGACCCCGTTGCAAACAAGACCTTCACCTATGGTGATGGCGTGAACCCGGGTCCTGTGTGCACCGAACTCTTCACCAAGTACACTGCAATCCAGTTTGCTGAATGTGAAGACCCGTTCGGCTGGACTGAAGTGGTTGACCTGTAA
- a CDS encoding peptidase-C39 like family protein translates to MDIKILPQPDDVTCGPTSLHAVYEHLGYKIPLKKLISEIEFLEEGGTLGVFLGIDALKRGFKATIHSYNLKIFDPTWNGLKMPALREKLVLLRRAKTAPKLRKAIEAYIRFIDLGGTVAMSDLRASMFQKYFKKNVPVLCGLSATYLYQCMREFTDENDKSVFDDIHGDPCGHFVVAYGLDEKNQFMVADPDCTNPLHKNPYYKVDKFRFLHSILLGVMTYDGNVLVIEKA, encoded by the coding sequence ATGGACATCAAAATATTGCCGCAGCCTGACGATGTCACTTGCGGCCCCACGAGCCTGCACGCTGTGTACGAGCATCTTGGTTACAAGATACCCCTTAAAAAACTTATTTCCGAAATTGAGTTCCTGGAAGAAGGTGGCACCCTGGGGGTGTTCCTGGGAATCGACGCTCTGAAGCGCGGGTTCAAGGCGACCATCCATTCCTACAACTTGAAGATTTTCGACCCCACCTGGAACGGGTTGAAAATGCCTGCCCTCCGGGAAAAACTGGTTTTGCTACGTCGCGCGAAAACGGCACCCAAGCTGCGGAAGGCCATCGAGGCGTACATCCGGTTTATTGACCTGGGCGGAACGGTGGCCATGTCCGACTTGCGGGCATCCATGTTCCAGAAGTATTTCAAGAAGAACGTTCCTGTTCTTTGCGGTCTTTCGGCCACTTATTTGTACCAGTGCATGCGTGAATTTACCGACGAAAATGACAAGTCCGTTTTCGACGATATTCACGGGGATCCTTGCGGCCATTTTGTGGTGGCTTACGGGCTAGATGAAAAGAACCAGTTCATGGTGGCGGATCCGGACTGCACCAATCCCTTACATAAGAACCCTTACTATAAGGTCGACAAATTCAGATTTTTGCATAGCATCTTGCTTGGCGTCATGACCTACGACGGCAACGTGCTTGTGATTGAAAAGGCATAA
- a CDS encoding RimK family protein, with translation MKKIIVVNNPKNWKLNVPGVDVVSAQDYLISQKYVGEKNTRVFNLCRDYSYQSKGYYVSLLAEARGHKVIPGVKNMRDFKTTAVIKHISDEIDNLIQHSLHKLTGTEFVLSIYFGQNVSPQYLELSQELYKLFQAPLLRAKFVFKQKWFIQSIRPICVDEIPETHMEMVNKFAQEYFTKNRYASAPDEDYLYDLAILTNPDEKEPPSNAQAIQNFVKAAEETGFRVELITKKDYARVGEFDALFIRETTNVNHYTYSFARRAQSLGIAVIDDPDSILRCSNKVYLQELMQAAKIHTPKTIIAHSENRHTLAKEIGFPMVIKSPDSSFSMGVKKAKDKEELEKILDQMFEHSDLLIAQEFTPTDFDWRIGVLDGKPIYACKYYMAKDHWQIYNWESKDKDEICGNFDCLPIESVPHGVVKTALKICSMIGNGLYGVDLKEWKGEPIVVEVNDNPSIDAGIEDQVGKKKLYTAIMRSLRHRIEDRLNAAQQKILQHEREFYL, from the coding sequence ATGAAAAAAATAATCGTGGTGAATAACCCGAAGAACTGGAAATTGAATGTTCCAGGCGTTGATGTGGTATCCGCACAGGATTACCTGATTTCCCAAAAGTACGTTGGAGAAAAAAACACTCGCGTGTTTAACCTTTGCAGGGATTACTCCTATCAAAGCAAGGGCTATTATGTGTCATTGCTGGCGGAGGCTCGCGGGCATAAGGTGATTCCCGGGGTCAAGAACATGCGCGATTTCAAGACCACGGCGGTGATCAAACATATTTCCGATGAAATTGATAATCTGATCCAGCATAGTTTGCACAAACTAACGGGAACAGAATTTGTTCTAAGTATTTATTTCGGCCAGAATGTGAGCCCCCAGTACTTGGAACTTTCCCAGGAACTTTACAAACTTTTCCAGGCCCCGCTGCTCCGCGCCAAATTCGTGTTTAAGCAGAAGTGGTTTATCCAAAGTATTCGCCCCATTTGTGTGGATGAAATTCCTGAGACCCACATGGAAATGGTGAACAAGTTTGCCCAGGAATACTTTACAAAGAACCGTTACGCCAGCGCCCCTGATGAAGACTACTTGTACGATTTGGCCATCCTTACCAATCCCGATGAGAAGGAGCCGCCCAGCAATGCTCAGGCCATTCAGAATTTTGTGAAAGCCGCCGAAGAAACGGGCTTTCGTGTGGAACTGATTACCAAGAAAGATTATGCACGAGTGGGGGAGTTTGACGCTTTGTTTATTCGTGAAACCACTAACGTGAATCATTATACTTACAGTTTTGCCCGTCGCGCTCAATCCCTTGGTATTGCTGTGATTGATGATCCTGACAGTATATTACGTTGTTCTAACAAGGTGTATTTGCAGGAGTTGATGCAGGCTGCAAAAATTCATACTCCCAAGACCATTATTGCTCATTCCGAAAATCGCCATACTCTGGCAAAGGAAATCGGATTCCCTATGGTTATCAAGTCGCCGGATTCCAGTTTTTCTATGGGCGTGAAAAAGGCTAAGGATAAGGAGGAACTGGAGAAGATTCTGGATCAGATGTTTGAACATAGCGACCTGCTTATTGCCCAGGAATTTACTCCTACGGATTTTGACTGGCGTATTGGCGTGCTGGATGGAAAGCCCATTTACGCTTGCAAATATTACATGGCCAAGGATCACTGGCAGATTTACAACTGGGAAAGTAAGGATAAGGATGAAATCTGCGGAAACTTTGATTGCCTGCCTATTGAAAGTGTGCCCCACGGCGTGGTGAAAACGGCGCTGAAGATTTGCAGCATGATCGGTAATGGCCTGTATGGTGTAGATCTGAAGGAGTGGAAGGGGGAGCCCATTGTGGTGGAGGTCAATGACAATCCCAGCATTGACGCGGGCATTGAAGATCAGGTGGGAAAGAAAAAACTTTATACGGCAATCATGCGATCCTTGCGCCACCGCATCGAAGACCGCTTGAATGCTGCGCAGCAGAAGATTCTACAACACGAAAGAGAGTTTTATTTATAA
- a CDS encoding glutamate-cysteine ligase family protein yields MTNYKLWQKYGIEMEYMIVDRDTLDVLPRADVPLGKDKNGEQLSDVEYGPIGLSNELVSHVLELKCASPVDNLKNLGGQFHKEILRANEKLKSINAMLLPSAAHPFMDPATMQLWPYDCNEIYETYDRIFNCKGHGWANLQSTHINLSFNGDEEFGKLHAAIRALLPLIPAIAASSPFLDGAYCGFRDGRIETYRHNQDRVPSIAGQVIPEAAFTYDEYNKQIFEKVKADIAPYDPEHLLNHFFLNSRGAIARFDRGAIEIRLVDIQECPDADIAIAEWEVAALKGLVEGAFSGANLGSVSAAVRSLDTSALAKILLDCTRFAEKTVVSDRAFLNVWGINANEITAGEVVQHIFQVVKGKISGHSQELLRKMFKRGTLASALVKNVGADPGRDDFVCEYGRLSRCLAENELYDIEE; encoded by the coding sequence ATGACCAACTACAAGTTATGGCAAAAATACGGCATCGAGATGGAATACATGATCGTTGACCGGGATACTTTAGATGTTCTCCCTCGTGCCGATGTGCCTCTGGGAAAGGACAAGAACGGCGAGCAACTTTCCGATGTGGAGTACGGCCCCATCGGACTTTCCAACGAGCTGGTGAGCCATGTGCTAGAATTGAAATGCGCATCACCGGTTGATAATCTTAAAAATCTGGGCGGGCAATTCCATAAGGAAATTTTGCGGGCCAACGAAAAATTGAAATCTATTAACGCCATGCTTTTGCCAAGTGCGGCCCATCCCTTTATGGATCCGGCGACGATGCAGTTGTGGCCTTATGACTGCAATGAAATTTACGAGACTTACGACCGCATTTTTAACTGCAAGGGCCATGGCTGGGCTAACCTGCAGAGTACTCATATTAACCTGAGTTTTAATGGCGATGAGGAATTCGGAAAACTGCATGCTGCCATTCGTGCCTTGCTGCCGCTGATTCCCGCCATTGCGGCATCCAGCCCGTTTTTGGATGGCGCGTACTGCGGTTTTCGTGATGGCCGCATAGAAACTTACCGCCATAATCAGGACCGAGTTCCCAGTATTGCGGGGCAAGTCATTCCTGAGGCGGCTTTCACTTATGACGAGTACAACAAGCAGATTTTCGAGAAGGTGAAGGCGGATATTGCGCCCTACGATCCGGAGCATTTGCTGAATCATTTCTTCTTGAATAGTCGCGGGGCCATCGCTCGCTTTGACCGCGGTGCCATTGAGATTCGTCTGGTGGATATTCAGGAATGCCCCGATGCGGATATCGCCATTGCGGAGTGGGAAGTTGCTGCGTTAAAGGGCCTGGTGGAGGGCGCCTTTAGTGGCGCGAATCTGGGATCGGTTTCTGCGGCCGTTCGCAGTTTGGATACGTCGGCGCTGGCAAAGATTCTATTGGACTGCACTCGCTTCGCTGAAAAGACAGTTGTTAGCGATCGGGCCTTCCTCAACGTGTGGGGTATTAACGCAAACGAAATCACCGCAGGCGAAGTGGTACAGCATATCTTCCAGGTGGTTAAGGGAAAAATCTCTGGACACTCCCAGGAATTGCTCCGCAAGATGTTCAAGCGCGGGACCCTCGCCAGCGCCTTGGTAAAGAACGTTGGCGCAGACCCGGGCCGCGACGATTTCGTATGCGAATACGGACGCCTTTCCCGCTGCCTTGCCGAGAACGAACTCTATGACATAGAGGAATGA
- a CDS encoding fibrobacter succinogenes major paralogous domain-containing protein produces MRIIYKISVLTCTLVLSAGFVACGGDSGTSAKDDESSISSSSIATNSSSSRNDGAESSSSVVESSSSSVIPSSSSEESSSSVASSSSEVVQLIPYTTECPAGHVCTYAPTEQLNPKITYGELLDTRDYQVYKTVEICDSDNANCQTWMAQNLNYADSIKTTSLKERSWCYKGYVDSCVKYGRFYTWAAAIDSVALADDVDNPQTCGFGVECDRLTADALAEKSIQGICPNDWHLPSYAELNTLLSAVGGEDVAGRALKSVSGWYNNGNGIDTYGFSALPVGYKEGRGSFDGVGKFSRFWSATETDVRGAYLIYLYYYAKYVNPNDSFKNNGYSVRCIKD; encoded by the coding sequence ATGAGGATCATTTATAAGATTTCGGTTTTGACTTGCACTTTGGTTTTGTCTGCAGGATTTGTTGCCTGTGGTGGAGACTCCGGAACCAGCGCCAAGGATGATGAATCTTCCATTAGTTCATCTTCAATCGCCACGAACTCTTCGAGTTCTCGCAATGACGGAGCAGAGTCATCTTCTAGTGTTGTCGAAAGTTCCTCTTCGAGTGTCATTCCAAGCTCGTCGAGCGAGGAATCTAGCAGTAGTGTAGCAAGTAGTTCATCTGAAGTTGTACAACTCATTCCTTACACAACGGAATGCCCAGCCGGACATGTCTGCACTTACGCCCCCACGGAACAATTGAATCCGAAAATTACCTACGGCGAGTTGTTGGATACCCGCGATTACCAGGTGTACAAGACTGTTGAAATCTGCGACAGTGACAATGCAAATTGCCAAACCTGGATGGCCCAGAATTTGAATTACGCGGATTCCATCAAGACTACTAGCCTTAAGGAACGTAGCTGGTGCTATAAAGGCTATGTTGACTCCTGCGTAAAATATGGTCGCTTTTACACCTGGGCTGCGGCCATTGACTCTGTTGCCTTGGCCGACGACGTTGACAATCCTCAGACCTGTGGATTTGGAGTGGAGTGCGACAGACTTACTGCAGACGCTCTCGCAGAAAAATCTATTCAGGGTATTTGCCCCAACGACTGGCACTTGCCTAGCTATGCCGAATTGAACACGTTGCTTTCCGCGGTTGGCGGTGAGGATGTTGCGGGCAGGGCCCTAAAGTCTGTTAGTGGCTGGTACAACAATGGTAACGGAATAGATACTTATGGTTTCTCGGCTCTCCCAGTAGGCTACAAAGAAGGTCGTGGCAGTTTCGACGGTGTTGGTAAATTTTCTCGCTTCTGGAGTGCTACGGAGACTGATGTACGTGGCGCCTACCTCATATATTTGTATTACTACGCCAAGTATGTTAATCCGAATGATAGTTTCAAGAACAACGGCTACTCCGTTCGCTGTATTAAAGACTAA